TGCTGCGCTCCCTGGTATTTTTGTGTTCATCCACCAACTATGCCTTCTTGATGGTAAAAGGTCAAAATGTGGTATATTGACGGCCGAACCATTATAATGTGCAATGCCGAACTGGTGTACTGGGTTTTGCCGTCAGCGCAGGGTGTTGAAAAAATTAAGGAGACGACCATGATTGCGCGCCGTAAATGCGATCCGCTTCTTTTTTTGCAGATGTTGGTGCTGGCCTTGGGGATGCTGTTCCCCTTGCAAGCGCAGGCGGTCATGCACGATGGTTTTGTGCATGTAAGCGACCAATGCCAGAATATTATTCAGGAAATACGCTATTTTTCTTCCTACAACTTTGTGGGAGAGCGCATTAATGGATATCTTGCACCCCAGGCAATTTTAACCGAGCCAGCGGCGAATGCTCTGTGCAAGGCCGCAGCGGCGGCTGAAGAGAAGGGTTATACCCTGAAAATTTATGACGCCTACCGCCCGCAATCGGCAGTGGATCATTTTGTGCGCTGGGGCATGAACGCCGCCGACACGCGCATGAAGGCGATTTTTTATCCGCAGGTGGACAAGGCGCGGGTCTTTGAGCTGGGCTATGTTGCCACGCGCTCCGGGCATTCGCGCGGCAGCACGGTGGACCTCACCCTCGTTGACAGGCTAAGCGGCAAAGAGGCGGACATGGGCACCCCCTTTGACTTTTTTGGTGCCGCCTCACACCACGGGGCCAAGGGGCTGAGCCCGCAGCAGGAGGCCAACCGGGCGGTGCTTCTGGGCTTTATGGAGAATGCCGGGTTCAAGCGTTATGAAGAAGAGTGGTGGCACTACACGCTTAAAAACGAGCCTTACACGGATACCTATTTCAATTTCCCTGTGGAATAAAATGAGGTGCCGCGCATAACTACGGTAGATTTCTTCTTTTCATGCAGAACCTTGCGGCGTAGCATGCTGGGCAATGTTCCACGAAAGGATGTGCCGTGAAAGTTGTCGTTTGCGCCAAGAAGGATCTTGCAGGATGTGTCGCCCTTAACAGACTGCTGGCAGCCATTGCCCCCAGGCACGATGTTTTTGTGGTTCTTTCAGATTACGTGCTGGACGCGGAGTGCAGCAATGCCTATGCGGCAAGCCTTGTGGCCCATGAGCGGAATATGGTGCTTGAGCACATTCTGCCCTGGCTGGAGGCCCGCTTTCCTGAGGGTAATGCGGCGCAGTGTCAGACCTATGCGGGCCTGAAAAAGCGTTATGGCATTGATATGGAGATGTGGGGCCCCATGCGGTCGCCCGCCTCCCGGCAAGCCATGCGCGACCTTGCGCCGGACGTCGTCATCTCCTGCCGTTACGACTACGTTATTCCCACTGAAGTTATCGATATGCCCCGGCTTGGCACCTATGGCATGCATCCCGGCGCGCTGCCTGACCTGCAAGGCCTGTGCAGCCCTTTTCGGGCCATGGAGCATGGCAATGAGCACTCTGGCTGTACGCTTTTCCACCTTGACGCAGGGCTGGATACCGGCCCCATAGTGGAGATCGGCTGGTGGCCCATCAACTATGACCGCTCCCTGCTGTGGAACTTTGTGCATACCTATTTTGCGGGTATCGACGCCCTGTTGCGGCACCTGCCGGACCTGGAGGCGGGGCGCGAGCTGACAACCCATGTGCAGAGCAGCGAAGGGCGAAAATACTTCAGCTATCCTACCGAAGACGAATTCCGCAGCTTTATCCAGAAGGGCGGGCATATCGTCCTGCCCGAAGATTATCATGAAGTTCTGTCGTGGTTTCTGCCCGGTGGCCTGACAGATCCCGCCATGCCCGAGCTGTGGGCGCTGGTTAGTTCTTTGGAGTCCTGAGCCGCCACATCAGGTGGAACAGCAAGGAAAGGGCGCAGACGATGCCGCCCATGAGCAGCAGCGCACTGGCTGGAGTCACGACGGTTACGGCAATGCCAAACACCACAGGCCCCGCCACCTGCCCCATGCGCTCCAGGCCCCGATAAATTGAGGCTGTCTTTTCGCGCCCCAGGGTTTGCGCCGAAGCAAGCGTGAGAACGCAGATCATGGACGCCGGGGCAGCCAGACACTGGGCCAGACCAAGGGAGATGACCGCAGCGGCGGCCCCGGCCATAGTTGTGGCCGTTGCCGCAATGAGCAGCGTAATGCCGGAGAGCAGGCCCGTGAGCGTCAGGAACAGGGATTTGTCTTTTCTGCGATCTATCCATTTGCCAAGCAATGGCCCCGCCGTGATAAAACACAGGCCGTAAAGCATGAATATACGGCCGATATCCGACTGATCCACATGAGCGTTTGCCAGCCTCAGGGGCAGCAGATAGTGCAAAAATCCGGTCAGACACATGGCGGCGGGTATGCCCACCAGCCAGAGTATCATGTGCATGCGCGGGTCTTGCAGCAATTGCATGCAACCTGAAAACATGTGCCCCTGCACGGCGGTCTGCGCGCCAGCCCCCTGCCCGCTCACGTTGCCGGAACTGCTTGCTGCGGCCTCTGCGGGTTCCTTGCCAAGCATCACGGTGAACAGGGCCAGCAATATGGTGCAGGAGCCGGTCGCCAGCACCGCCTGAAACGAGACATGATCCGCCAGCATGGCTCCCGCTGCGGAGCCGCAGATGCTGCCGGAAAAAATGCCAGCGAACACGCTGGTGAGCCCCGCCCCGGCATTGGCCTTGCCCAGGGTGCCGATCTGTCCGGCCATGAGCACAAGGCCAAAGCCGAAGCCTGTGGCAACGCGCCCCAGAATAAGCAGGTGCAGGCTGTTGGCCATGCCGCCCATCATCAGTCCCACCGCCGCAGCCAGAGTGCCTGCGGCAAAGACCTTTCGCCAGCCGTAGCGCAATGAAAATCCGCCGGAAAACAGCAGGGCAAAGCCCGCGCTGACCATCTCTGCCGAAATGGGCAGGCCAATGGCCACATCGCGGCTCAGGCCCATGAACGGTTCGTACAACTGGCGGGCCAGCAGGGGAATGAACGATATACCCATGTCGTAGCCCAAAAAGAACACAAAGCCCGCTGCCCGCAAGGCCTGCACGGCTAGGGAGTGGTGGCTGCCTCCAAGGGCGTTCGCCGCAGCATCCGGCGGCAGGTTGCGTTGCGCAATAAGGCCCAGCAGTTTTGAGAGTTCCAGCAACAGCAAAAAGCTGATGAGCAGCGAGGCTCCTAGGTCAAGAGCCAGCGCCGATATACGGGCTGTGATGGCCTGAGGCTGCACTGCCAGTTGCAGACGCAGCACCTCCTGCTTTTGGCGGAAGCGGCTGGGCCAGTAGGTGCTCAGTGATTTTTCAACCGTGAGCGCGGGGTCGGGCACGTGCCCGGCATAGGCTACCACCTTGCCTTCCGGGGTCAGCAGTTGTGCGCCCGCAAGCTCGCTGTTGGCTGCAAGCAACTGCTCAAGCGCCTGATCCTTGCCGCGCAGACTCGCGATATCTACGCCTTTGTGAATGAGGTATTCAAAATCGCGCCCGGTACCTTCGGCGAGGATGTCGGCCTTGGTGCGAACGGCCTGTTTGACGAAGGTATCGAACAGCACCAGTGTGCCACAGGCGTAGAGCAACTGCGATGTGCCAATGATGATGAGCAGCATTCTGGTCATGCCTGAAAGGCTTGTGCCCACCGCGCGTTGCCCGGTCAGCAGACCAAGACGCCCGGCCAGAATCAGCCCCGCCACAAGGCAGGCCGCTGCCAGCAGCAGGGATGACAGACGCAGGAAATCTTCTGTAGCCGCAT
The sequence above is a segment of the Desulfovibrio sp. genome. Coding sequences within it:
- a CDS encoding M15 family metallopeptidase: MIARRKCDPLLFLQMLVLALGMLFPLQAQAVMHDGFVHVSDQCQNIIQEIRYFSSYNFVGERINGYLAPQAILTEPAANALCKAAAAAEEKGYTLKIYDAYRPQSAVDHFVRWGMNAADTRMKAIFYPQVDKARVFELGYVATRSGHSRGSTVDLTLVDRLSGKEADMGTPFDFFGAASHHGAKGLSPQQEANRAVLLGFMENAGFKRYEEEWWHYTLKNEPYTDTYFNFPVE
- a CDS encoding formyltransferase family protein; its protein translation is MKVVVCAKKDLAGCVALNRLLAAIAPRHDVFVVLSDYVLDAECSNAYAASLVAHERNMVLEHILPWLEARFPEGNAAQCQTYAGLKKRYGIDMEMWGPMRSPASRQAMRDLAPDVVISCRYDYVIPTEVIDMPRLGTYGMHPGALPDLQGLCSPFRAMEHGNEHSGCTLFHLDAGLDTGPIVEIGWWPINYDRSLLWNFVHTYFAGIDALLRHLPDLEAGRELTTHVQSSEGRKYFSYPTEDEFRSFIQKGGHIVLPEDYHEVLSWFLPGGLTDPAMPELWALVSSLES
- a CDS encoding MFS transporter, with the translated sequence MLIRATRKLRINALLLGLGVLLVTLGFNVLLSVSTLNTLATDMVLSGYRSGAERLARDIERGMRFGKPLASFAGMDEMLAELGQSAAGIKRVAIIDARGSTLYVQPAQGPATEGTLPVGPAPQTSEGKDGPQGAIKTADGYRLSIPLSNKTPVGHLLVDIDGKPINAATEDFLRLSSLLLAAACLVAGLILAGRLGLLTGQRAVGTSLSGMTRMLLIIIGTSQLLYACGTLVLFDTFVKQAVRTKADILAEGTGRDFEYLIHKGVDIASLRGKDQALEQLLAANSELAGAQLLTPEGKVVAYAGHVPDPALTVEKSLSTYWPSRFRQKQEVLRLQLAVQPQAITARISALALDLGASLLISFLLLLELSKLLGLIAQRNLPPDAAANALGGSHHSLAVQALRAAGFVFFLGYDMGISFIPLLARQLYEPFMGLSRDVAIGLPISAEMVSAGFALLFSGGFSLRYGWRKVFAAGTLAAAVGLMMGGMANSLHLLILGRVATGFGFGLVLMAGQIGTLGKANAGAGLTSVFAGIFSGSICGSAAGAMLADHVSFQAVLATGSCTILLALFTVMLGKEPAEAAASSSGNVSGQGAGAQTAVQGHMFSGCMQLLQDPRMHMILWLVGIPAAMCLTGFLHYLLPLRLANAHVDQSDIGRIFMLYGLCFITAGPLLGKWIDRRKDKSLFLTLTGLLSGITLLIAATATTMAGAAAAVISLGLAQCLAAPASMICVLTLASAQTLGREKTASIYRGLERMGQVAGPVVFGIAVTVVTPASALLLMGGIVCALSLLFHLMWRLRTPKN